Proteins encoded together in one Ciona intestinalis chromosome 1, KH, whole genome shotgun sequence window:
- the LOC100186766 gene encoding uncharacterized protein LOC100186766, with amino-acid sequence MTYRFQLKKPVFKVHRKANGLCKNLIICLSGSHFLGRTKYQIIGLVVIFSALLLGITTLIDIIILDGMMNFAVKRHPHVCEKAHFLTQQFNAQQKMVSDEIQLQNLLLSSSQSVTDHARQKIHPITQQILESGSHICPLISGTLVGPLKVNEDLTTLDEDLKILESEFKARTSVHSNLAHRVKKSLEEKDEKLITVNTIEELQKAQVNYTNAYFPLSNVEPPVGVVTPGNCYPHRRTAIVIPYRNRSEHLKVFLRHLHPILLRQDIEYGIYVINQVGNGKFNRAKLLNVGFSEALQHYNKYDCVIFHDVDLLPEDDRNIYTCSSQPKHMSIAVNIFDYKLPYNDIFGGVTALTPAQFQLVNGYSNEYWGWGGEDDDMYKRIRYNCMSILRISEEHARYLMVRHHKDKGNEIMPERFTLLKASLNRQPYDGLKSLNYTVHNRMFGVLYNNISVSIGEPLVKTMTQEEQAVHFGIGIVGIFIIYILLFKRTCS; translated from the exons ATGACATACAGATTCCAACTTAAGAAGCCGGTGTTTAAGGTTCACCGCAAGGCTAATGGATTATGCAAAAACTTGATCATATGTTTAAGTGGTTCTCATTTTCTTGGACGTACGAAATACCAAATAATTGGACTGGTAGTTATATTCAGTGCATTGCTGTTGGGAATCACTACACTTATTGATATCATTATATTGGATGGAATGATGAA cttTGCAGTTAAACGCCACCCCCATGTCTGTGAGAAAGCTCATTTCTTGACACAGCAATTCAACGCCCAGCAAAAGATGGTTAGTGACGAGATACAATTGCAAAACTTGCTGCTAAGTTCAAGCCAATCCGTCACTGACCATGCTAGGCAGAAAATCCATCCAATCACTCAACAAATTCTGGAGTCTGGGAGCCATATATGCCCCTTGATATCTGGTACACTAG TTGGTCCATTAAAAGTTAATGAAGACTTAACCACGCTTGATGAAGATCTTAAAATTCTTGAATCTGAGTTCAAAGCAAGAACTTCTGTTCATTCTAATTTAGCTCATCGGGTTAAGAAAAGTCTGGAAGAAAAGGATGAAAAATTGATCACTGTGAACACT ATAGAAGAGCTTCAGAAAGCCCAAGTAAATTACACAAATGCATATTTCCCTCTTTCCAATGTGGAGCCTCCAGTAGGAGTTGTTACACCAGGCAACTGCTACCCACACAGACGGACTGCGATTGTTATACCGTACAGAAATCGTAGCgagcatttaaaagtttttctaCGCCATTTGCACCCAATATTACTGCGACAGGACATTGAATACGGAATATACGTAATTAATCAG GTTGGAAATGGGAAATTCAACCGAGCAAAGCTACTTAATGTTGGCTTTAGTGAAGCATTGCAGCATTACAATAAATATGATTGCGTCATATTTCATGATGTTGATTTACTACCAGAGGATGACAGGAACATCTACACATGCAGTTCCCAGCCCAAACATATGTCCATCGCTGTTAATATATTTGACTACAA GTTACCATATAATGATATCTTCGGGGGCGTGACGGCACTTACACCAGCACAGTTTCAGTTGGTTAATGGATATTCCAACGAGTATTGGGGTTGGGGAGGAGAAGATGATGATATGTACAAGAG AATCAGGTATAACTGCATGTCAATATTACGAATATCTGAAGAGCATGCAAGGTATTTGATGGTGAGACACCATAAGGATAAAGGAAATGAAATAATGCCTGAAAG ATTCACGCTATTAAAGGCATCATTAAACAGACAGCCATACGACGGGTTAAAGTCGCTAAATTACACAGTTCATAATCGTATGTTTGGTGTTTTGTACAACAATATCAGTGTTTCTATCGGAGAACCTTTGGTCAAAACCATGACACAAGAGGAACAG GCTGTTCATTTTGGAATTGGCATTGTCGGAATCTTTATAATCTacattttactgtttaaacgAACCTGTTCTTGA
- the LOC100176539 gene encoding membrane-spanning 4-domains subfamily A member 8 — protein sequence MSSVTQPQPNTVMPAPKPKRQNNHKVLGILQMTIGVLCIGLAIVSFIISKGYYPSSIRKSGAGIWCGIFFLVAGILGFLASKSKNSRCLVIATMVLSIMSSVMAFNLIIISITTAVVGGTTSGESNATVILYSVLAFFALFEFVLSIVHSAVCCAGTCCHKSTLQPQSVSHIVQIPQGQAINMAAGQQAVVYPVQYYVQAPGQMPAYSYMPVSTNVPPSATATAQPVSNVQIEDGQESPPPEYEVQKSIPPE from the exons ATGTCCAGTGTTACGCAACCACAACCTAATACAGTGATGCCAGCTCCAAAACCTAAACGTCAAAACAATCATAAAGTTCTTGGG ATATTGCAGATGACAATAGGTGTATTATGCATTGGACTTGCTATTGTATCTTTCATCATTTCCAAAGGTTATTATCCCTCCAGTATAAGAAAGTCCGGCGCAGGAATCTGGTGCGGAATTTTT TTTCTAGTAGCTGGAATTCTTGGCTTTCTGGCTTCAAAATCAAAGAACAGCCGATGCCTG GTCATTGCAACTATGGTTCTTTCTATAATGTCTTCAGTGATGGCGTTTAATTTGATTATCATCAGCataacaactgctgttgtTGGAGGCACTACTTCTGGTGAAAGTAAT GCCACCGTCATTCTCTATTCTGTTCTTGCCTTTTTCGCGCTTTTTGAGTTTGTTCTCTCAATTGTTCATTCAGCTGTGTGCTGCGCTGGTACTTGCTGTCACAAAAGCACG ctACAACCACAGTCTGTTTCTCACATTGTACAAATACCCCAAGGACAAGCCATCAATATGGCAGCAGGTCAACAGGCAGTAG TTTATCCAGTACAGTATTACGTACAAGCTCCAGGGCAAATGCCTGCTTATTCTTACATGCCAGTAAGTACAAATGTCCCCCCAAGTGCTACTGCCACTGCTCAACCTGTTTCTAATGTTCAAATTGAG gaTGGACAGGAATCACCACCCCCAGAATATGAG GTCCAGAAATCTATTCCACCAGAATAA